Genomic DNA from Candidatus Methanomethylicota archaeon:
CTTCCACTCCACACTCAGATGCCAGCCTACTAACTTCCACTCTAATATCGCTGACTGCGTTGATGATTATGTAATTCTCTTCCAACCTTACATTCTTAACTCCTTTAAGGTTTGCGAGGGCTTCAATGAATTTCCCAATATTCCCTTTACCCCAAACTTTAATTTTGTAACCTTCTTCAGCCATCAATTTTTCAATAAGTTCTTTAACATTTCCTTGAATCACAATTCTCCCGCGATTGATTATTGCAATGTTGTCGCATATGGGGCCTACCTCAAAGAGTAGGTGTGTGCTGATCATTATGGTTTTGCCTTCATCTCTAAGTTTGAGGATTAGGTCTTTGAAGTTTCTGGACGCTTCAGGATCTAAACCTGCTGTGGGTTCATCGAGTAGTAGGAGTTCAGGATCTTTTAAGAGTGCTTGAGCTACACCTAACCTTTGCTTCATCCCCCTTGAGAATCCACCAACCTTCCTATCTTTAACATCCAGCAAGCCAACAATCTTCAATACTTCCTCTATACGTTTCTTTCTGGCTTCCATTGAGATATCATTTAATGCAGCTATATAGTTTAGGTTTTGTTCAGCTGTTAGATGATCGTAGAAGGCGGCGCCTTCAGGTAGAACCCCAACCCTCCTCCTAATCTTCAATGATTCCTTCACCACATCAAGTCCAAGTACTTTTGCAGAGCCACTAGTTGGTAGAGTTAATCCAATAAGCGTCATTATTAATGTCGTTTTCCCTGCACCATTAGGGCCAAGTAATCCGAATACGCAGTTTCGTTTAACTTTTAAGTTTAAATGGTCTAATGCCATAACCTCTTTACCTCCAGACTTATATATTTTCGTTAAATCATAGGTTTCAATAGCGTACTCCAAATTCTCACCTCCTTCCAAATATCCTGTAAACTAGGAATAGGGCTGCAACCAAAATTACTAGGATAATTGAAGCATATAAAATCCAATTTGTTGTTTGGAAAACTTCTACTCTTAATGTGAAGGGCAATGATCCTGTTTGATCGGATGTAACTTGGAAATCAATGTAGTAATTGCCAGCATTCACGTTTGATGCTGTTTGAATTGTGATCGTGAAGCTAGCTTCACTATTAATGCCTAAAGATCGTATGGAAGTTGGCTGTATGGTTATAGTGAAGCCTTCTGGAGCAGACCCCCTCACAGCCACCTTCACATTTGATACCTCCATGTTCCCCGTATTCTTCACATATAAGGTGTATGTTGCTTCACCACCCACATTTGTGGAAGTATAGAAGTTTTGGTTTGTTAATTTAATTTCGTAGAAACCTATGATATTAAGTGTTAAATTCACCTTTTCTCGGAGCTCAGCATTGAACACGTAGACTGTGAAGCTTCTTGCCTCCATTCGCCCTTGTGGGGTTGAAACCGATACATAGAATTCCTTTGACTGCCCAGCCTCCACATAAATTGCTGTAATTTGCTGCCCTGTAGAATCTTTGAAGACAACTTTGTAGTCTGATGGAAGCCCTTCAGCAGTTAAATTGAGTAACGCATCTTTACCACCAGTATTTGAAACTTTTATTTTAAATTTGGCTTCAGAACCCCCATACGTATCTAGATATAGAGGGGAAGCTTTCAACTCTATTTTAGCAGGGGTAACGGGTGGACTCTGCACAGTTACCCATAATGTCGAGTTTTCAAATAACCATGCAGATTTAGCTGTCAAAATGATGGGATACGTGCCGCTATCCGCACTTGTCGGCGTAGAGATCTCAACAATTAAGGTTACAGTTTCACTTGGATTTACATTAATTACCTGTATACACTCTCCCCCAGAAGTCTTTACTTTTGCTTGCCAATTCACTGGCAGATCACTAACTGAAACATTGAACGTCTGCTTCACAGAAGTTGGATTCGTTAAACCTACTTGAAACTTAACAGTTTCACCTGCTTGAATTACTTTCATGGGGAATTGACATGAAAATATGGGCTGAGTTCTCGGTACAACACTTATTTTTATACCACATGATGCTCGGACAACTCCATCCACAGAAGATACGCTGAGGGTGAAGGAGTATTCCCCCAGCTCGGGGTATTGGGTTGGAGTTAACTCAAAGATTATGGATGTACTGCTTTTAGCTGGTAAGTAGATGGTGTTAAGCCCACTCACTCCAGATGTTGTTTTAAAGGTTCCTTGCCACCCTTGAGGGATAATTGCGTTTAGAGTGAGCTGCTCACCATATGCCCCTTCATTGCTTATGGTGATAGGACAAGATATTGACTTCCCCTGCTCCAACTGAATGCGTGGATATGCTGGAGTTATTGAGATTTTCCTCTCCACAGATTCTGGTGGTAGTATTCTAACTGTTAGTGGAAGTGATAATGTATCGCCAGTCAAACTTGAATATGCAATGAACGTTACGTTATAGTCGCCTGGAACCGTAGTTGAAGATGTAACAATATTTAATCTTATAGTTACAGTTTCACCTTCCTTAACGTTAATGGATTTTATCTCAACATTGCCATAATAGAATTTTGCCGTTGAACCCCCTGGTAGTCCAGTGACTGTGAGGGTGTAAGTATCTCCCGACCAGCCATCCATTTTAACTCCTGTCCCTGGATTCACGGTTAAGGAGATATCAATACCCACAGTGTCTCCAGCTTTAACCACTATAAAATTAGATCTAGTCCACACAGATCCAGCTGCAACCACCACTGGAATGACTGGTACTAGGATTAGCATTCCTAAAAGAGCTGCAAGCAATAGGGGAATTATTTTCGGCATCGAAGTTCTCAATTCCAATGGAATTACGCTAAATAGTTTCGGCATCGCTAAACCACACCTACAAAAGCTGTTCTCAGCACGAATATTTAAGGAACTTTTTGAAACACATTTTTCAATATTATGCCAAAAGCGTATTAACAGTATTGTAGAGCTCAGCTATTCATGTTAAACTTTAAGCCCAGATCATGCTTTTTGGTCAAATACTATGCCTTTAACGGTTTCCACATTAATCCATAATCATTTAATTAGCCCACATAGTTGGTGAAGACCTCCTTATGATTTGTATGTGCTGTTGATGATCTCCAATTACTCCTAACAGCGTCAATATTTTTGACTTCAAATGGATCTAATGCTGTAAGTCGAGTTTGTTTCCATCGTAATGTGCTATA
This window encodes:
- a CDS encoding ABC transporter ATP-binding protein produces the protein MEYAIETYDLTKIYKSGGKEVMALDHLNLKVKRNCVFGLLGPNGAGKTTLIMTLIGLTLPTSGSAKVLGLDVVKESLKIRRRVGVLPEGAAFYDHLTAEQNLNYIAALNDISMEARKKRIEEVLKIVGLLDVKDRKVGGFSRGMKQRLGVAQALLKDPELLLLDEPTAGLDPEASRNFKDLILKLRDEGKTIMISTHLLFEVGPICDNIAIINRGRIVIQGNVKELIEKLMAEEGYKIKVWGKGNIGKFIEALANLKGVKNVRLEENYIIINAVSDIRVEVSRLASECGVEVATLELLTPSLEDLFLKYYKWG
- a CDS encoding NEW3 domain-containing protein, with product MPKLFSVIPLELRTSMPKIIPLLLAALLGMLILVPVIPVVVAAGSVWTRSNFIVVKAGDTVGIDISLTVNPGTGVKMDGWSGDTYTLTVTGLPGGSTAKFYYGNVEIKSINVKEGETVTIRLNIVTSSTTVPGDYNVTFIAYSSLTGDTLSLPLTVRILPPESVERKISITPAYPRIQLEQGKSISCPITISNEGAYGEQLTLNAIIPQGWQGTFKTTSGVSGLNTIYLPAKSSTSIIFELTPTQYPELGEYSFTLSVSSVDGVVRASCGIKISVVPRTQPIFSCQFPMKVIQAGETVKFQVGLTNPTSVKQTFNVSVSDLPVNWQAKVKTSGGECIQVINVNPSETVTLIVEISTPTSADSGTYPIILTAKSAWLFENSTLWVTVQSPPVTPAKIELKASPLYLDTYGGSEAKFKIKVSNTGGKDALLNLTAEGLPSDYKVVFKDSTGQQITAIYVEAGQSKEFYVSVSTPQGRMEARSFTVYVFNAELREKVNLTLNIIGFYEIKLTNQNFYTSTNVGGEATYTLYVKNTGNMEVSNVKVAVRGSAPEGFTITIQPTSIRSLGINSEASFTITIQTASNVNAGNYYIDFQVTSDQTGSLPFTLRVEVFQTTNWILYASIILVILVAALFLVYRIFGRR